A single Bufo bufo chromosome 6, aBufBuf1.1, whole genome shotgun sequence DNA region contains:
- the ATOH7 gene encoding protein atonal homolog 7 → MKSASKSDEDSCPDCQVQLKGALKSPLRSMPTRVEGLTKRRLAANARERRRMEGLNTAFDSLRKVVPQWGEDKKLSKYETLQMALSYIMALNRILSEEERYGDGGDWSALHQCEQFHQDDYQNYLELGSSDTCDHFFTKSFSH, encoded by the coding sequence ATGAAGTCTGCTTCAAAGTCTGATGAAGATTCCTGTCCTGACTGCCAGGTGCAACTTAAGGGAGCCCTAAAAAGCCCACTCAGAAGCATGCCAACCAGAGTGGAAGGACTGACAAAAAGAAGACTGGCTGCTAATGCCAGGGAGAGGAGAAGGATGGAAGGACTGAATACAGCCTTTGATAGCCTAAGGAAAGTGGTGCCACAGTGGGGAGAGGACAAGAAGCTCTCCAAGTATGAGACTCTACAGATGGCGCTCAGTTACATCATGGCTCTGAACAGGATCCTTTCAGAGGAAGAGAGATATGGAGATGGAGGGGACTGGTCTGCACTTCATCAGTGTGAACAATTCCACCAAGACGACTATCAGAACTACCTGGAACTTGGTTCTTCAGATACGTGTGATCATTTCTTCACAAAATCATTTTCCCACTAG